CAGTGGCTTGAAGCATTTTAGCGAATTGATAAAACAGGAGTGGAAGTTTGATGTGGCTAACATTCCCGGAGCAGGTGCTGCTGGCGGATTGGGAGCCGGTGCCATGATTTTCCTGAAAGCAAAACCACAGAAAGGGATAACAACCATCATGGAAATTCTGCACTTCGATCAGCTGCTGCAGGAAGCCGATATGCTCATCTCGGGCGAAGGAAAATTCGACCGACAAACACTGGAAGGAAAAGTGGTCAAGGGTACCATGGAACGGGCTCTGCAATTCAATAAACCTTTCGGCGTTGTGTCCGGTATTTGCGAATTAACATCTGGCGAAATCAACGATTTGCCCATCGTTGCTGTTGAGGCGATTAAAAACGATGAGACTACATTTGAAGATGCGATGCAAAAAGCTTATGCGCTTTTAGTAGACCGGACAGAAAAACTTGTTGAGGAGATGCTGAAATCTTGAAATTGTCAGATTTTCATTACTCTACTATTCAGCTCTGTTGATGCGGAGCTACTGGCAGTGGAAAGGGATTGCAAAATGCACCGGTGGTGAATTACAGATTCCCCTCCCGATTTCATAACTTTACCGGTAGCGGCGAAAAAAAAGATTGGTGAGATGGATTTCAATAACTTACATATCGGCACTTCGGGATGGAGCTACAAGCACTGGAATGGTGTGTTTTATCCTCCGGAAGTGAAACCGGCCCAATACCTTGAACATTATCTGACACAGTTCGATTGCGTGGAACTGAACTCCAGCTTTTACCACTTGCCTAAAAAGATAACTGCTTCCGGATGGATGGACCGCACGCCGGAAAACTTCCGCTTTTGTCCGAAGATGAGTCGTTTTATTACACACCAGCGACGTTTGTTATATGCTGAGGAAGCTGTGCTGAATTTCTTCGATGTATTTGATACCATGGCCACACGTCTGGGGCCAGTGTTGATTCAGCTTCCGCCAGGTTTACATTATGATTTGCCCAGGCTAACCGATTTTCTGAATTACCTGGGTGAACAGTTTAGTGAGTATCAGTTTGCCATCGAGGTAAGACATGATTCCTGGTTGCGCGACGAATTTTTTGATTTGCTTAGGCGAAATAATATGGCTTTTGTGATGGCCGATTCAGGGAAACGCTATCCGTGGGCCGAGGTGGTTACTGCCGACTTCGTTTATCTCCGTCTTCATGGTAATGTAAAGTTGTATGCTACCGATTACCGCACGGAAGAGTTACAGGAATATGCAACGAAAATAAAGAACTGGATAAATGAGGGAAAAGAAGTTTGGGTATTCTTCAATAACGATTTTGAAGGATATGCTGTGAAAAACGCGATGGAACTAAGAGATTTGATGATGAACGACCAAAATTAGTTTGGCACGATGAACGATTTGATACCGGTTAAGGTTGAGTGTTATTCCGGCTACAAAGCAGACGAATACCCCATTTGTTTTTATTGGGGCAATATCTGTTTCGACATCAAAGAAATACTCGATCGCTGGTATCAGACCGACAGTCACGCCGAATGGCCTGCTGCCAATTACTTCAAGGTAGAGACTCTGAATGGCCAGTATTTCCTGTTAAAACACGAAATGAAACCCGATCACTGGTACCTCGTTGTCAAGGGCGAAAGCATGAACCTACAGGCTTGAGCTTTCTATTTTACCCATTGATAAACCTGCGTAGTCTTGTTTTCGAACAGATCCTTCTGGTGAACAATCTCTTTTAGCGGAAGCGATTTCAATTCATCCTGTACTTTTGTAATTGAGATGAGATAACCATTCGGGTGCTTCTGGAAGAAAGTACTGACCTCTTCCGGCGTTTTCATTTCGGGTATGTGTTTCTTCAGGGCAAAGGCAAAGGCTGGATTAAATCGTCCGTAGAATGCAACTGGGCGACTGGTATCCATCACCGTAAGCGCTTTTTGTACCGGATTTTGCCGGTTTACTGCCGGGAAGGCTACCAGGAAAAAGAGTAGTCCGGCCATGATCCAACCAGCGGAAAGTGCCGTGAAAATTCGCTGTTGACTGCGTTGCTTGTAGAAATCGTACAATGCCCATGCGGCTCCGGCAGGAATCACCAAAAATAACCAGGCCAGGTTGGCTACCGGAACAAGACTTTTATCCAGTTTCATGGCAACGAAAGCGCCAATCGGGATGAGTAAACCAACGCCCAGATTGATCCATAACGGGCCTTTCATTTTTAGTTTGACGTTGCTGAGGTAATAACCAATGAGCACGGCTACAAACGGATAAGCCGGCATGGGGTAGTTGGGCAGCTGTGTGGAAGATATCGAGAAGAAAACGATGATGACCACCGAAACAATCATTGCAAACAAAATCAAGTCGTTGCTTTTGCGTTGGCGAAATGCTTCCCGGTAGGACTGAAAAAGAAAAACAGTGTACGGGAGAAAGGCCAGTAAGACGAAAACAGCGGTCAACAGGAAGAAGCCACCGTGTCCCTCCATTTCGCTGGAAAAACGGTCGAGATTATGTTTGAAAAAGAACTGGCGTGTCCATTCACCGTTAGTCGCCAACCCAACTTTAACATACCACGGAATGGCTATGATTCCGGTTACGACAACTCCCAAAAGCAAGCGGAATTGTTTGATGGTCTGCCAGCGGAAATCGCGTTTCAGAATTAAAAACAGCAACCCATTTAGGCCGGCGAAGCCAAGAGCAACAGGTCCCTTGGCGAGGATTGCCAAGGCAAGCGATACGTACATCGTGATGAGCCAGGGCCATGTTCGTTTTTGGTAGAACTCGAAAAAAGCCCAATGGGTTAACGTCATGAAAAATATAAGATAGGGATCGGGGACCGCTAAATGAAACTCGATGGAGAAATTCAGCGATGTGATAAGGATAAGCCAGGTAAGCAGGGCCGTTTTTTCTCCGGCATATTTTCGGGTAAACAAAAATGTGATAAGCAACGTCAGTGCTCCCATGATAGCCGAAAAGAAACGGGCAGCAAATTCGTTCACCCCAAAAACTTTGAAAGCGGCCATCATAAAATAATAGTGCAATGGCGGCTTGTCGGTGCGCAACCGGTCATTAAACGTAGGAACTATCAAATCGTTACGGGTAAACATTTCCCGGGCACATTCCACATTTTTCGATTCATCGAGAATGTATATCGGATTGTAGCGGATACCAGCCGTATAGAGGAAAAAGGCGGCAAAAAATAGAAATATAGGAAGATATTTACCAGTTTTCATCTGTCTGAAATTTTTTGATTCCTGAATGTTCAAAAAGTCTCTACACATTCAGGAACTCACATCAATTTTAACCATCCTCATTTGTGTATTATAGGATGATAGAAATTAATGTTCGTTTCATTTTGTCTAATCTTAATTTCGGGGCAAAAATACGGCTTACCAACTGTAATCATGTGTTTTAGCTGATTTTTCTTTTTTCTTTTTATCGATTCGTTGAATTTCAGGTGGTTAAAGATGAAATTATGATTACCTTTAAAATCCGTTAAATTTATTATGTAACGTTTTTAAACCTTTTACTACCAATAGTATCAAAGAAACTAATCTTTCTAAGACGTTCCTTTCCTGTGAAAATGCAAGCTTCTGACTAAAAGCTTATTCAGCGCTATACATCTGAATGTATTTCACATCGCAGGGATCGTTTTTCGAGAATTAGCTAATACAAAATCGATTGTTAACACTTCAAAAACTACACGTGTGAACATTGAGATTAAAGATCTGAATAAGATTTATCCGAATGGGAATCATGCTCTGAAAGAGGTATCGCTCGAGATCGGAAACGGCATGTTTGGTCTGCTCGGTCCCAATGGTGCCGGTAAATCGAGCCTGATGCGCATTTTGGTTACCCTGATGAAACCTTCGAAAGGGCAGGTGCTGGTCAATGGCCTCGATTTACAGAAGCATCGTCGCGAAATCAGGAATATGTTGGGCTATCTGCCCCAGGACTTCCGCTTCTTTGCGAAACTAACTACCTGGGAATTCCTGGATTATAGTGCTCGTCTGGCGGGTATCAAACAACGGAAAGCCCGGATGAGTGCGGTAGAACAGATGCTGGAAGAGGTTGGGCTGTATGAAGCCCGTAACCGCATGGCCAACAAGCTGTCAGGTGGTATGAAACGCCGTCTCGGTATTGCGCAGGCACTGATTGGCGAACCGAAAATCATCATCGTGGATGAGCCGACTACCGGACTCGACCCGGAGGAGCGCATCCGTTTCCGGAATTTGCTATCGTCTATCAGTGAGCGGGAAGTCATTATCATTCTTTCCACGCACATTGTGGGCGATATTTCCAGTACTTGTACCGATATGGCCCTGCTGAACCAAGGCTCTCTGGCCTATCATGGTGCTCCGGATAAGCTGATTGAAATGGCCCGTGGAAATGTGTGGCAGATTTCGGCTACCGAAACGGAATACCAGGAGATACAGGAAAAGTATCCCATTATATCTTCTATTCCGGCTGAGTCCGGCTGGGAAGTACAGGTGGTTGCCCGTGACGTGAATGGTTACGCCGGGGAACAGATTGAACCGAACCTAGAGCATGCTTACGTGAACTTCATGGAGCATGAACTAAATCAACGCTGGCATGAAGAATAAGGGTCTGCCGGTTATTATCTTAAAATCCTAACGCTAAAGAAACAACGATCATGGCATCACTTCACCATATTCGTACCGTAGCCACATACGAATCCAAAACGCTGTTCCGCAGTTGGTTTTTCCGGATTTTTGCCATCCTGGCGCTGGTATTTGTCTTCTTTTTCAACCTCTTTTATCAAACTAAAGTCGGATTTCCGTTCGACGATATGGTTGCGCTGCCTGCTAAGGTTCCGTTCATGAACCTGTACATTATTAATATGGCGCAGGCCATTATCGCCATTTTTCTGGCATCCGACTTCCTGAAAAGGGATAAAAAGCTCGACACCACGGAGGTTATCTACATGCGTTCCATGTCGAATGCCGATTACGTTATCGGGAAAACACTGGGGAACCTGTATGTTTTCTTGTTGCTAAATGTAGTCGCGCTGGTGATGGTGGCCGTTTTCAACCTGATTTCGCCCTATAGTGCGTTTCGGTTGATGCCCTATTTTTACTATTTCTTCCTGGTAAGTGTGCCTACATTGCTGTTCATTTTGGGGCTGGCCTTTTTACTGATGTCGGTTATCCGGAACCAAGCGTTGACCTTTATCCTGCTGTTGGGCTATATCGCTGCAACGCTTTTCTATCTGCAAGGAAAATTCCATTTCCTGTTCGATTATATGGCTTACCGGTTGCCACTAACCTGGTCCGACTTCGTGGGCTTTGGTAACCTGAACAGCTTGCTGATGCAACGCGGAATCTATTTCTTCCTCGGTGTTGGCTTCATTTGTCTGACCATTCTGTTGCTGAAGCGGTTGAATCAATCGAAAACCGTAAACGGAGTTGTGACCGTTGTCGGAGCCGGCTCGCTGATTTTTGCGCTGGTACTAGGATTTTTTTATGTGAACCGGGTGAGTCAGTTCGACAATCACCGGAAGGAAATGATTGCATTGAATGACCAGTACGCTAACGCTCCGGTGATGCAAATGACCCGTTGTGATTTGGACGTGAAGCATAACGGAAATTCGATTGCCGCTACTGCTGATATGCAACTGAAAAATACGACCAGTGAACCGGTGAAAGAAATCATTCTGACGTTGAATCCCGGCTTGAAGGTGACAAATGTGGAAGGTGCCGGATACGAACGTGATCAGCAGTTGCTGAAAATTAAACCGCAAAATGCTGTCGCACCGGGTGATTCATTGCAGGTAAAAGTGCAATATGCCGGCACCATTGACGAGTCGCTGTGTTACCTGGATTACGACCGGGAAAGACTCGATAAGATTACCCTGGATGACAATGCGACCATCGATAAGCGGCACGCATTTGTACGAAGCAATTATGTGCTGTTGACTCCTGAAACCCGCTGGTACCCGATGCCCGGAATTCCTTACTCCTCAAAAGGATTGGGCTGGTTGCACAAGGAATTCACTCGTTTCTCACTTACCGTAGAACCGGCGAACGATAGTTTGAAAGTGTTGTCGCAGGGCGAAAAAACAATTGGGGCTGACGGTAAAATCACTTTCCGTGATAAAGAGCCTTTGCAACAAATTTCGCTGGTGATGGGAAATTACCAAACCCGTTCCATCACGGTCGACAGCGTTCAGTACAGCCTAACTTACCTGAAAGGACATAACCGATTCGACGAGTTCTTCACGGAAGTGAAGGATTCACTGGCACCGGTTATTCGTGATTTGAAAAATACGTTCGAGGCGAAATTGCAACTCCGGTATCCGTTTCATCGACTCGAGCTGGTGGAAGTACCGGTACAATTTTACTCTTATTCGCATTTGTGGACGGTTGCCCGTGAGCAGGTACAACCCGAAATGGTCTTCCTGCCGGAGGGTGGTTACATGGTTTCCGGAGCGAACTTCGCTTTGTCGAAACGCTGGGCGGAGCGACGGAGCCGGCATACCAATGAAAGTGTTACAGAACGGGAGTCGGAGGAAAATCTGTTCCGTGATTTTGTGAACCGGGCTCTCCTGGCAAAGGATGAAGGCCGCGGATTCCGTATGCGGTTCGGAGGACCCGGACGGAACTTTGATGACAATCCGAATCCATATTTTCTATTTCCCGATTATTACACCTATGCGAATGAGATCAATTCGCCGAAGTATCCTATCATGAATCGCGTGCTCGAATCGTATCTGGTTGAACGAACGGCAGATGATCAGCCTGGATTCATGCGTAATTTCATGGGAATGTCGAGCGATGAGCGTGGGAACATGGAGCTTCAGGATAAATCGTTTGCGCGGGTATTGCAGGACCAAGAGGACCCGGATATAGTGGATAACATCATCCAAACGAAAGGTGAATTCCTGTTTGCGCTGATGAAGGCGGCTGCCGGGGAAGATAAGTTCGACAATGTGCTGAACTCCTTCCTGGAGAAAAGCCGTTTCCGGGAAACCGGTATCAATGATCTGAAAACCGATCTGGCTTCTTCGTTCAATCTGCAACTCGACGATTATCTTTCCTCATGGTACAATTCGAAAGAGCTGCCAGGCTACCTGGTAACCGATGTGGAAGCTGTTAAAGTAAAGGATGGCGACCGCACGCCGACCATGGTGACATTCC
This Prolixibacter sp. NT017 DNA region includes the following protein-coding sequences:
- a CDS encoding ABC transporter ATP-binding protein, with the protein product MNIEIKDLNKIYPNGNHALKEVSLEIGNGMFGLLGPNGAGKSSLMRILVTLMKPSKGQVLVNGLDLQKHRREIRNMLGYLPQDFRFFAKLTTWEFLDYSARLAGIKQRKARMSAVEQMLEEVGLYEARNRMANKLSGGMKRRLGIAQALIGEPKIIIVDEPTTGLDPEERIRFRNLLSSISEREVIIILSTHIVGDISSTCTDMALLNQGSLAYHGAPDKLIEMARGNVWQISATETEYQEIQEKYPIISSIPAESGWEVQVVARDVNGYAGEQIEPNLEHAYVNFMEHELNQRWHEE
- a CDS encoding glycosyltransferase family 39 protein, coding for MKTGKYLPIFLFFAAFFLYTAGIRYNPIYILDESKNVECAREMFTRNDLIVPTFNDRLRTDKPPLHYYFMMAAFKVFGVNEFAARFFSAIMGALTLLITFLFTRKYAGEKTALLTWLILITSLNFSIEFHLAVPDPYLIFFMTLTHWAFFEFYQKRTWPWLITMYVSLALAILAKGPVALGFAGLNGLLFLILKRDFRWQTIKQFRLLLGVVVTGIIAIPWYVKVGLATNGEWTRQFFFKHNLDRFSSEMEGHGGFFLLTAVFVLLAFLPYTVFLFQSYREAFRQRKSNDLILFAMIVSVVIIVFFSISSTQLPNYPMPAYPFVAVLIGYYLSNVKLKMKGPLWINLGVGLLIPIGAFVAMKLDKSLVPVANLAWLFLVIPAGAAWALYDFYKQRSQQRIFTALSAGWIMAGLLFFLVAFPAVNRQNPVQKALTVMDTSRPVAFYGRFNPAFAFALKKHIPEMKTPEEVSTFFQKHPNGYLISITKVQDELKSLPLKEIVHQKDLFENKTTQVYQWVK
- a CDS encoding cytoplasmic protein, which translates into the protein MNDLIPVKVECYSGYKADEYPICFYWGNICFDIKEILDRWYQTDSHAEWPAANYFKVETLNGQYFLLKHEMKPDHWYLVVKGESMNLQA
- a CDS encoding DUF72 domain-containing protein is translated as MDFNNLHIGTSGWSYKHWNGVFYPPEVKPAQYLEHYLTQFDCVELNSSFYHLPKKITASGWMDRTPENFRFCPKMSRFITHQRRLLYAEEAVLNFFDVFDTMATRLGPVLIQLPPGLHYDLPRLTDFLNYLGEQFSEYQFAIEVRHDSWLRDEFFDLLRRNNMAFVMADSGKRYPWAEVVTADFVYLRLHGNVKLYATDYRTEELQEYATKIKNWINEGKEVWVFFNNDFEGYAVKNAMELRDLMMNDQN